A genomic region of Serinus canaria isolate serCan28SL12 chromosome 1A, serCan2020, whole genome shotgun sequence contains the following coding sequences:
- the LOC127059096 gene encoding circumsporozoite protein-like isoform X8, which produces MAQEPVVQRRCGCPIPGSVQGQAGGISWMCPRPGWRDILDVSKARPEGYPGSVQGQAGGYPGSVQGQAGGSPGSVQGQAGGSAGSVQGQAGGSPGMSKARLEGLLECPRPGWRVSWKCPRPGWRVSWSVQGQAGGSPEVSKARLEGLLECPRPGWRVSWSVQGQAGGSAGMSKARLEGLLECPRPGWRVSWSVQGQAGGSAGSVQGQAGGCAGVSKTRLRGLLEVSKARPEGLLEVSKARLEGLLECPRPGWRVCWKCPRPGQRVCWKCPRPGWRVSWSVQGQAGGSQTILVPSEVSLPTGHLPSKPVHDSITPSRV; this is translated from the exons ATGGCACAGGAACCAGTTGTCCAGAGAAGatgtgggtgccccatccctggaagtgtccaaggccaggccGGAGGGATATCCTGGatgtgtccaaggccaggctggagggatATCCTGGatgtgtccaaggccaggccGGAGGGAtatcctggaagtgtccaaggccaggctggagggtatcctggaagtgtccaaggccaggctggagggtctcctggaagtgtccaaggccaggctggagggtctgctggaagtgtccaaggccaggctggagggtctcctggaa tgtccaaggccaggctggagggtctcctggagtgtccaaggccaggctggagggtctcttggaagtgtccaaggccaggctggagggtctcctggagtgtccaaggccag gctggagggtctcctgaagtgtccaaggccaggctggagggtctcctggagtgtccaaggccaggctggagggtctcctggagtgtccaaggccaggctggagggtctgctggaa tgtccaaggccaggctggagggtctcctggagtgtccaaggccaggctggagggtctcctggagtgtccaaggccaggctggagggtctgctggaagtgtccaaggccaggctggagggtgTGCTGgagtgtccaagaccaggttgaGGGGTctgctggaagtgtccaaggccaggccaGAGGGTctgctggaagtgtccaaggccaggttggagggtCTCCTGgagtgtccaagaccaggttggagGGTctgctggaagtgtccaaggccaggccaGAGAGTctgctggaagtgtccaaggccaggctggagggtctcctggagtgtccaaggccaggctggagggtcTCAGACCATCCTGGTCCcctctgaggtgtccctgcccacgggaCACCTTCCATCCAAACCAGTCCATGATTCCATAACACCCTCCAGGGTATGA
- the LOC127059096 gene encoding uncharacterized protein LOC127059096 isoform X3 has protein sequence MAQEPVVQRRCGCPIPGSVQGQAGGISWMCPRPGWRDILDVSKARPEGYPGSVQGQAGGYPGSVQGQAGGSPGSVQGQAGGSAGSVQGQAGGSPGMSKARLEGLLEVSKARLEGLLECPRPGWRVCWKCPRPGRRVCWKCPRPGQRVCWKCPRPGQRVCWKCPRPGWRVSWSVQGQAGGSAGMSKARLEGLLECPRPGWRVSWSVQGQAGGSAGSVQGQAGGCAGVSKTRLRGLLEVSKARPEGLLEVSKARLEGLLECPRPGWRVCWKCPRPGQRVCWKCPRPGWRVSWSVQGQAGGSQTILVPSEVSLPTGHLPSKPVHDSITPSRV, from the exons ATGGCACAGGAACCAGTTGTCCAGAGAAGatgtgggtgccccatccctggaagtgtccaaggccaggccGGAGGGATATCCTGGatgtgtccaaggccaggctggagggatATCCTGGatgtgtccaaggccaggccGGAGGGAtatcctggaagtgtccaaggccaggctggagggtatcctggaagtgtccaaggccaggctggagggtctcctggaagtgtccaaggccaggctggagggtctgctggaagtgtccaaggccaggctggagggtctcctggaa tgtccaaggccaggctggagggtctcttggaagtgtccaaggccaggctggagggtctcctggagtgtccaaggccaggttggagggtctgctggaagtgtccaaggccaggccGGAGAGTctgctggaagtgtccaaggccaggccaGAGGGTctgctggaagtgtccaaggccaggccaGAGGGTctgctggaagtgtccaaggccag gctggagggtctcctggagtgtccaaggccaggctggagggtctgctggaa tgtccaaggccaggctggagggtctcctggagtgtccaaggccaggctggagggtctcctggagtgtccaaggccaggctggagggtctgctggaagtgtccaaggccaggctggagggtgTGCTGgagtgtccaagaccaggttgaGGGGTctgctggaagtgtccaaggccaggccaGAGGGTctgctggaagtgtccaaggccaggttggagggtCTCCTGgagtgtccaagaccaggttggagGGTctgctggaagtgtccaaggccaggccaGAGAGTctgctggaagtgtccaaggccaggctggagggtctcctggagtgtccaaggccaggctggagggtcTCAGACCATCCTGGTCCcctctgaggtgtccctgcccacgggaCACCTTCCATCCAAACCAGTCCATGATTCCATAACACCCTCCAGGGTATGA
- the LOC127059096 gene encoding uncharacterized protein LOC127059096 isoform X11, with product MWVPHPWKCPRPGRRDILDVSKARLEGYPGCVQGQAGGISWKCPRPGWRVSWKCPRPGWRVSWKCPRPGWRVCWNVQGQAGGSAGVSKARLEGLLECPRPGWRVSWKCPRPGWRVSWSVQGQAGGSPEVSKARLEGLLECPRPGWRVSWSVQGQAGGSAGMSKARLEGLLECPRPGWRVSWSVQGQAGGSAGSVQGQAGGCAGVSKTRLRGLLEVSKARPEGLLEVSKARLEGLLECPRPGWRVCWKCPRPGQRVCWKCPRPGWRVSWSVQGQAGGSQTILVPSEVSLPTGHLPSKPVHDSITPSRV from the exons atgtgggtgccccatccctggaagtgtccaaggccaggccGGAGGGATATCCTGGatgtgtccaaggccaggctggagggatATCCTGGatgtgtccaaggccaggccGGAGGGAtatcctggaagtgtccaaggccaggctggagggtatcctggaagtgtccaaggccaggctggagggtctcctggaagtgtccaaggccaggctggagggtctgctggaa tgtccaaggccaggctggagggtctgctggagtgtccaaggccaggctggagggtctcctggagtgtccaaggccaggctggagggtctcttggaagtgtccaaggccaggctggagggtctcctggagtgtccaaggccag gctggagggtctcctgaagtgtccaaggccaggctggagggtctcctggagtgtccaaggccaggctggagggtctcctggagtgtccaaggccaggctggagggtctgctggaa tgtccaaggccaggctggagggtctcctggagtgtccaaggccaggctggagggtctcctggagtgtccaaggccaggctggagggtctgctggaagtgtccaaggccaggctggagggtgTGCTGgagtgtccaagaccaggttgaGGGGTctgctggaagtgtccaaggccaggccaGAGGGTctgctggaagtgtccaaggccaggttggagggtCTCCTGgagtgtccaagaccaggttggagGGTctgctggaagtgtccaaggccaggccaGAGAGTctgctggaagtgtccaaggccaggctggagggtctcctggagtgtccaaggccaggctggagggtcTCAGACCATCCTGGTCCcctctgaggtgtccctgcccacgggaCACCTTCCATCCAAACCAGTCCATGATTCCATAACACCCTCCAGGGTATGA